One window from the genome of Ovis canadensis isolate MfBH-ARS-UI-01 breed Bighorn chromosome 21, ARS-UI_OviCan_v2, whole genome shotgun sequence encodes:
- the ANO9 gene encoding anoctamin-9 isoform X3, translated as MRGEESLRILVPTEGESLPLMDINTCETEAPELWDYVFVVDCHTQRNPGQVQRQRQFLEELENQGFRYKAMEDQGKEFFGIRADNSIFDRYRRLTEPEDTVPRGELSRPTSIQATNRIRIVDFVLNSKTAAGDTLQDLVKDGVFEAGFPLHEGEAHLKKTWARWRSMFQRQPISDIRDYFGEKVALYFAWLGWYTYMLVPAAVVGLVVFLSGFSQFEASQISKEICKAHDIYMCPRGDHNRRFQRLSDTCAYAKLTHLFDNEGTVLFAIFMALWATVFLELWKRERARVVLQWELYGWDEDQEEMALGLITCPDYQPLLHRHSYLRSAVILLLSLLMICLMIGMAHVLVVYRVLAAALFSSALPFLGEQVTTAVVVSGALVHYVTIILMTKINKYVALKLCDFEKPRTFSERESKFTVKFFTLQFFAHFSSLVYVAFILGRINGPPGKTVRLAGLWKLEECHLSGCMMDLFVQMAVIMGLKQTLSNCVEYLKPWLAHKYRSLRAPSQDPELGHWQRNYRLNPVYTFSLFNEFMEMMIQYGFTTIFVAAFPLAPLLALFSNLVEIRLDAIKMVRLQRRLVPRKAKDIGAWLQVLEIIGVLAVIANGMVIAFTSEFIPRTVYKHRYGPCRRGAQSEVDCLTGYVNHSLSVFHTKDFQDPAKVEGWENVTECRTPTSRSSTGSSWRSAWPSSSSSSTWPYASSSLRPGSYPMSHSL; from the exons ATGCGG GGAGAAGAGAGTCTCCGGATCCTGGTGCCAACTGAGGGTGAGAGCCTTCCGCTGATGGACATCAATACTTGCGAG ACCGAGGCCCCTGAGCTGTGGGACTATGTGTTTGTGGTCGATTGTCACACCCAGAGAAACCCCGGGCAGGTCCAGCGGCAGCGGCAGTTCCTGGAAGAGCTTGAGAACCAGGGCTTTCGCTACAAG GCAATGGAGGACCAGGGGAAGGAGTTCTTTGGGATCCGAGCTGACAATAGCATCTTTGACCGGTACCGGAGACTTACGGAGCCTGAGGACACTGTTCCCAGAGGGGAGCTGTCCAGGCCAACTTCTATCCAAGCCACCAACAG AATCCGAATTGTCGACTTTGTCCTGAACAGCAAGACGGCAGCGGGTG ACacgctccaggatttggtgaagGATGGGGTCTTTGAGGCTGGGTTCCCCCTGCACGAG GGGGAGGCGCACCTAAAGAAGACATGGGCCCGGTGGAGAAGCATGTTCCAAAGGCAGCCAATTAGTGACATCAG GGACTACTTCGGAGAGAAAGTGGCGCTGTACTTCGCCTGGCTCGGCTGGTACACTTACATGCTGGTGCCCGCCGCAGTGGTGGGCCTCGTCGTCTTCCTGAGCGGGTTTTCCCAATTCGAAGCCAGCCAGATAAG CAAGGAGATCTGCAAGGCCCACGACATCTACATGTGCCCTCGAGGCGACCACAACCGCAGGTTCCAGCGGCTCTCAGACACCTGCGCCTATGCCAAG CTCACCCACCTCTTCGACAACGAGGGCACCGTGCTGTTCGCCATCTTCATGGCGCTGTGGG CCACCGTGTTCCTGGAGCTATGGAAGCGGGAGCGAGCCCGAGTGGTCCTTCAGTGGGAGCTGTACGGGTGGGACGAGGACCAG GAGGAAATGGCTCTGGGGCTCATCACCTGCCCGGACTACCAGCCGCTGCTGCACCGGCACTCCTACCTGCGGAGCGCCGTCATCCTTCTCCTGTCCCTCCTGATG ATCTGCCTCATGATCGGCATGGCCCACGTCCTGGTGGTCTACCGAGTGCTGGCTGCCGCCCTCTTCAGCTCGGCCTTGCCCTTCCTGGGGGAGCAGGTGACCACGGCTGTGGTGGTGAGCGGGGCCCTGGTTCACTACGTGACCATCATCCTCATGACCAAG ATCAACAAATATGTGGCCCTGAAGCTTTGTGACTTTG AGAAGCCCAGGACCTTTTCCGAGCGAGAGAGCAAGTTCACTGTCAAGTTCTTCACTCTGCAGTTCTTTGCTCACTTCTCCTCCCTGGTCTATGTCGCCTTCATCCTGGGCAG GATCAACGGTCCTCCCGGGAAGACAGTGCGCCTGGCGGGACTGTGGAAGCTGGAGGAG TGCCACCTCAGCGGCTGCATGATGGACCTGTTCGTGCAGATGGCCGTCATCATGGGTCTGAAGCAAACGCTCAGCAACTGCGTGGAGTATCTGAAGCC GTGGCTGGCGCACAAGTATCGCTCCTTGCGGGCCCCGTCTCAGGACCCCGAGCTGGGCCACTGGCAGCGCAACTATCGCCTGAACCCAGTCTACACCTTCAGCCTGTTCAACGAGTTCATGGAGATGA TGATCCAGTACGGATTCACCACCATCTTCGTGGCTGCCTTCCCGCTCGCGCCGCTGCTCGCGCTCTTCAGCAACCTCGTGGAGATCCGCCTGGACGCCATCAAGATGGTGCGGCTGCAGCGGCGCCTGGTGCCACGCAAGGCCAAGGACATCG GGGCCTGGCTGCAGGTGCTGGAGATCATCGGCGTGCTGGCGGTCATCGCCAACGGGATGGTCATCGCCTTCACATCCGAGTTCATCCCCCGCACGGTGTACAAGCACCGCTATGGCCCCTGCCGGAGAGGCGCCCAGTCTGAAGTCGA CTGCCTCACCGGCTATGTCAACCACAGTCTGTCTGTGTTCCACACCAAAGACTTCCAGGATCCTGCCAAAGTCGAGGGCTGGGAGAATGTGACCGAGTGCAG GACTCCAACTTCTCGGAGCAGCACTGGTTCCTCCTGGCGATCCGCCTGGCCTTCCTCATCCTCTTCGAG CACGTGGCCTTATGCATCAAGCTCATTGCGGCCTGGTTCGTACCCGATGTCCCACAGTCTGTGA
- the ANO9 gene encoding anoctamin-9 isoform X1, protein MRGEESLRILVPTEGESLPLMDINTCETEAPELWDYVFVVDCHTQRNPGQVQRQRQFLEELENQGFRYKAMEDQGKEFFGIRADNSIFDRYRRLTEPEDTVPRGELSRPTSIQATNRIRIVDFVLNSKTAAGDTLQDLVKDGVFEAGFPLHEGEAHLKKTWARWRSMFQRQPISDIRDYFGEKVALYFAWLGWYTYMLVPAAVVGLVVFLSGFSQFEASQISKEICKAHDIYMCPRGDHNRRFQRLSDTCAYAKLTHLFDNEGTVLFAIFMALWATVFLELWKRERARVVLQWELYGWDEDQEEMALGLITCPDYQPLLHRHSYLRSAVILLLSLLMICLMIGMAHVLVVYRVLAAALFSSALPFLGEQVTTAVVVSGALVHYVTIILMTKINKYVALKLCDFEKPRTFSERESKFTVKFFTLQFFAHFSSLVYVAFILGRINGPPGKTVRLAGLWKLEECHLSGCMMDLFVQMAVIMGLKQTLSNCVEYLKPWLAHKYRSLRAPSQDPELGHWQRNYRLNPVYTFSLFNEFMEMMIQYGFTTIFVAAFPLAPLLALFSNLVEIRLDAIKMVRLQRRLVPRKAKDIGAWLQVLEIIGVLAVIANGMVIAFTSEFIPRTVYKHRYGPCRRGAQSEVDCLTGYVNHSLSVFHTKDFQDPAKVEGWENVTECRYRDYFSAQDSNFSEQHWFLLAIRLAFLILFEHVALCIKLIAAWFVPDVPQSVKNEVLKKKYQRLGQKSCSPKSTDV, encoded by the exons ATGCGG GGAGAAGAGAGTCTCCGGATCCTGGTGCCAACTGAGGGTGAGAGCCTTCCGCTGATGGACATCAATACTTGCGAG ACCGAGGCCCCTGAGCTGTGGGACTATGTGTTTGTGGTCGATTGTCACACCCAGAGAAACCCCGGGCAGGTCCAGCGGCAGCGGCAGTTCCTGGAAGAGCTTGAGAACCAGGGCTTTCGCTACAAG GCAATGGAGGACCAGGGGAAGGAGTTCTTTGGGATCCGAGCTGACAATAGCATCTTTGACCGGTACCGGAGACTTACGGAGCCTGAGGACACTGTTCCCAGAGGGGAGCTGTCCAGGCCAACTTCTATCCAAGCCACCAACAG AATCCGAATTGTCGACTTTGTCCTGAACAGCAAGACGGCAGCGGGTG ACacgctccaggatttggtgaagGATGGGGTCTTTGAGGCTGGGTTCCCCCTGCACGAG GGGGAGGCGCACCTAAAGAAGACATGGGCCCGGTGGAGAAGCATGTTCCAAAGGCAGCCAATTAGTGACATCAG GGACTACTTCGGAGAGAAAGTGGCGCTGTACTTCGCCTGGCTCGGCTGGTACACTTACATGCTGGTGCCCGCCGCAGTGGTGGGCCTCGTCGTCTTCCTGAGCGGGTTTTCCCAATTCGAAGCCAGCCAGATAAG CAAGGAGATCTGCAAGGCCCACGACATCTACATGTGCCCTCGAGGCGACCACAACCGCAGGTTCCAGCGGCTCTCAGACACCTGCGCCTATGCCAAG CTCACCCACCTCTTCGACAACGAGGGCACCGTGCTGTTCGCCATCTTCATGGCGCTGTGGG CCACCGTGTTCCTGGAGCTATGGAAGCGGGAGCGAGCCCGAGTGGTCCTTCAGTGGGAGCTGTACGGGTGGGACGAGGACCAG GAGGAAATGGCTCTGGGGCTCATCACCTGCCCGGACTACCAGCCGCTGCTGCACCGGCACTCCTACCTGCGGAGCGCCGTCATCCTTCTCCTGTCCCTCCTGATG ATCTGCCTCATGATCGGCATGGCCCACGTCCTGGTGGTCTACCGAGTGCTGGCTGCCGCCCTCTTCAGCTCGGCCTTGCCCTTCCTGGGGGAGCAGGTGACCACGGCTGTGGTGGTGAGCGGGGCCCTGGTTCACTACGTGACCATCATCCTCATGACCAAG ATCAACAAATATGTGGCCCTGAAGCTTTGTGACTTTG AGAAGCCCAGGACCTTTTCCGAGCGAGAGAGCAAGTTCACTGTCAAGTTCTTCACTCTGCAGTTCTTTGCTCACTTCTCCTCCCTGGTCTATGTCGCCTTCATCCTGGGCAG GATCAACGGTCCTCCCGGGAAGACAGTGCGCCTGGCGGGACTGTGGAAGCTGGAGGAG TGCCACCTCAGCGGCTGCATGATGGACCTGTTCGTGCAGATGGCCGTCATCATGGGTCTGAAGCAAACGCTCAGCAACTGCGTGGAGTATCTGAAGCC GTGGCTGGCGCACAAGTATCGCTCCTTGCGGGCCCCGTCTCAGGACCCCGAGCTGGGCCACTGGCAGCGCAACTATCGCCTGAACCCAGTCTACACCTTCAGCCTGTTCAACGAGTTCATGGAGATGA TGATCCAGTACGGATTCACCACCATCTTCGTGGCTGCCTTCCCGCTCGCGCCGCTGCTCGCGCTCTTCAGCAACCTCGTGGAGATCCGCCTGGACGCCATCAAGATGGTGCGGCTGCAGCGGCGCCTGGTGCCACGCAAGGCCAAGGACATCG GGGCCTGGCTGCAGGTGCTGGAGATCATCGGCGTGCTGGCGGTCATCGCCAACGGGATGGTCATCGCCTTCACATCCGAGTTCATCCCCCGCACGGTGTACAAGCACCGCTATGGCCCCTGCCGGAGAGGCGCCCAGTCTGAAGTCGA CTGCCTCACCGGCTATGTCAACCACAGTCTGTCTGTGTTCCACACCAAAGACTTCCAGGATCCTGCCAAAGTCGAGGGCTGGGAGAATGTGACCGAGTGCAG GTACCGGGACTATTTCTCTGCCCAGGACTCCAACTTCTCGGAGCAGCACTGGTTCCTCCTGGCGATCCGCCTGGCCTTCCTCATCCTCTTCGAG CACGTGGCCTTATGCATCAAGCTCATTGCGGCCTGGTTCGTACCCGATGTCCCACAGTCTGTGAAGAATGAAGTCCTGAAGAAGAAGTACCAGAGACTGGGGCAAAAAAG CTGCAGCCCCAAGAGCACGGACGTGTAG
- the ANO9 gene encoding anoctamin-9 isoform X2: MRGEESLRILVPTEGESLPLMDINTCERNPGQVQRQRQFLEELENQGFRYKAMEDQGKEFFGIRADNSIFDRYRRLTEPEDTVPRGELSRPTSIQATNRIRIVDFVLNSKTAAGDTLQDLVKDGVFEAGFPLHEGEAHLKKTWARWRSMFQRQPISDIRDYFGEKVALYFAWLGWYTYMLVPAAVVGLVVFLSGFSQFEASQISKEICKAHDIYMCPRGDHNRRFQRLSDTCAYAKLTHLFDNEGTVLFAIFMALWATVFLELWKRERARVVLQWELYGWDEDQEEMALGLITCPDYQPLLHRHSYLRSAVILLLSLLMICLMIGMAHVLVVYRVLAAALFSSALPFLGEQVTTAVVVSGALVHYVTIILMTKINKYVALKLCDFEKPRTFSERESKFTVKFFTLQFFAHFSSLVYVAFILGRINGPPGKTVRLAGLWKLEECHLSGCMMDLFVQMAVIMGLKQTLSNCVEYLKPWLAHKYRSLRAPSQDPELGHWQRNYRLNPVYTFSLFNEFMEMMIQYGFTTIFVAAFPLAPLLALFSNLVEIRLDAIKMVRLQRRLVPRKAKDIGAWLQVLEIIGVLAVIANGMVIAFTSEFIPRTVYKHRYGPCRRGAQSEVDCLTGYVNHSLSVFHTKDFQDPAKVEGWENVTECRYRDYFSAQDSNFSEQHWFLLAIRLAFLILFEHVALCIKLIAAWFVPDVPQSVKNEVLKKKYQRLGQKSCSPKSTDV, encoded by the exons ATGCGG GGAGAAGAGAGTCTCCGGATCCTGGTGCCAACTGAGGGTGAGAGCCTTCCGCTGATGGACATCAATACTTGCGAG AGAAACCCCGGGCAGGTCCAGCGGCAGCGGCAGTTCCTGGAAGAGCTTGAGAACCAGGGCTTTCGCTACAAG GCAATGGAGGACCAGGGGAAGGAGTTCTTTGGGATCCGAGCTGACAATAGCATCTTTGACCGGTACCGGAGACTTACGGAGCCTGAGGACACTGTTCCCAGAGGGGAGCTGTCCAGGCCAACTTCTATCCAAGCCACCAACAG AATCCGAATTGTCGACTTTGTCCTGAACAGCAAGACGGCAGCGGGTG ACacgctccaggatttggtgaagGATGGGGTCTTTGAGGCTGGGTTCCCCCTGCACGAG GGGGAGGCGCACCTAAAGAAGACATGGGCCCGGTGGAGAAGCATGTTCCAAAGGCAGCCAATTAGTGACATCAG GGACTACTTCGGAGAGAAAGTGGCGCTGTACTTCGCCTGGCTCGGCTGGTACACTTACATGCTGGTGCCCGCCGCAGTGGTGGGCCTCGTCGTCTTCCTGAGCGGGTTTTCCCAATTCGAAGCCAGCCAGATAAG CAAGGAGATCTGCAAGGCCCACGACATCTACATGTGCCCTCGAGGCGACCACAACCGCAGGTTCCAGCGGCTCTCAGACACCTGCGCCTATGCCAAG CTCACCCACCTCTTCGACAACGAGGGCACCGTGCTGTTCGCCATCTTCATGGCGCTGTGGG CCACCGTGTTCCTGGAGCTATGGAAGCGGGAGCGAGCCCGAGTGGTCCTTCAGTGGGAGCTGTACGGGTGGGACGAGGACCAG GAGGAAATGGCTCTGGGGCTCATCACCTGCCCGGACTACCAGCCGCTGCTGCACCGGCACTCCTACCTGCGGAGCGCCGTCATCCTTCTCCTGTCCCTCCTGATG ATCTGCCTCATGATCGGCATGGCCCACGTCCTGGTGGTCTACCGAGTGCTGGCTGCCGCCCTCTTCAGCTCGGCCTTGCCCTTCCTGGGGGAGCAGGTGACCACGGCTGTGGTGGTGAGCGGGGCCCTGGTTCACTACGTGACCATCATCCTCATGACCAAG ATCAACAAATATGTGGCCCTGAAGCTTTGTGACTTTG AGAAGCCCAGGACCTTTTCCGAGCGAGAGAGCAAGTTCACTGTCAAGTTCTTCACTCTGCAGTTCTTTGCTCACTTCTCCTCCCTGGTCTATGTCGCCTTCATCCTGGGCAG GATCAACGGTCCTCCCGGGAAGACAGTGCGCCTGGCGGGACTGTGGAAGCTGGAGGAG TGCCACCTCAGCGGCTGCATGATGGACCTGTTCGTGCAGATGGCCGTCATCATGGGTCTGAAGCAAACGCTCAGCAACTGCGTGGAGTATCTGAAGCC GTGGCTGGCGCACAAGTATCGCTCCTTGCGGGCCCCGTCTCAGGACCCCGAGCTGGGCCACTGGCAGCGCAACTATCGCCTGAACCCAGTCTACACCTTCAGCCTGTTCAACGAGTTCATGGAGATGA TGATCCAGTACGGATTCACCACCATCTTCGTGGCTGCCTTCCCGCTCGCGCCGCTGCTCGCGCTCTTCAGCAACCTCGTGGAGATCCGCCTGGACGCCATCAAGATGGTGCGGCTGCAGCGGCGCCTGGTGCCACGCAAGGCCAAGGACATCG GGGCCTGGCTGCAGGTGCTGGAGATCATCGGCGTGCTGGCGGTCATCGCCAACGGGATGGTCATCGCCTTCACATCCGAGTTCATCCCCCGCACGGTGTACAAGCACCGCTATGGCCCCTGCCGGAGAGGCGCCCAGTCTGAAGTCGA CTGCCTCACCGGCTATGTCAACCACAGTCTGTCTGTGTTCCACACCAAAGACTTCCAGGATCCTGCCAAAGTCGAGGGCTGGGAGAATGTGACCGAGTGCAG GTACCGGGACTATTTCTCTGCCCAGGACTCCAACTTCTCGGAGCAGCACTGGTTCCTCCTGGCGATCCGCCTGGCCTTCCTCATCCTCTTCGAG CACGTGGCCTTATGCATCAAGCTCATTGCGGCCTGGTTCGTACCCGATGTCCCACAGTCTGTGAAGAATGAAGTCCTGAAGAAGAAGTACCAGAGACTGGGGCAAAAAAG CTGCAGCCCCAAGAGCACGGACGTGTAG
- the SIGIRR gene encoding single Ig IL-1-related receptor — MAGACDKAPDFLSPSGNQVLGLALGSTVTLNCTALVVSGPHCPLPSVQWLKDGLLLSNGSLYHLHEHSWVKTNWSEVLVSSVLGINLTRAEDFGTFTCSLQNVSSSSFTLWRAGLAGHVATVLASLLALLALLLVALLYVKCRLNVLLWYQDKYGEVEMNDGKLYDAYISYSDSPEDRKFVNFILKPQLERHRGYKLFLDDRDLLPRAEPSADLLVNLSRCRRLVVVLSDAFLGRAWCSHSFREGLCRLLELTRRPIFITFEGQRRDPAHPALRLLRQHRHLVTLLLWKPGSVTPSSDFWKELRLALPRKVQYRSMEGDPQTRLQDDKDPMLIARGRLPEGRSLDPELDPDPEGDLGVRGPVFGEPAAPPPASAASLGEGQGSEVDVSDLGSRNYSARTDFYCLVSEDDV; from the exons ATGGCAG GAGCCTGCGACAAGGCCCCTGACTTCCTGTCCCCGTCTGGAAACCAGGTCCTGGGGCTTGCCCTGGGCAGCACGGTCACACTGAACTGCACAGCCTTGGTGGTCTCGGGGCCCCACTGCCCCCTGCCCTCAGTACAGTGGCTGAAAGACGGGCTGCTGCTGAGCAATGGAAGCCTCTATCACCTCCATGAGCACTCCTG GGTCAAGACCAACTGGTCAGAGGTGCTTGTGTCCAGTGTCCTGGGGATCAACCTGACCAGAGCTGAGGACTTCGGGACCTTCACCTGCTCCCTCCAGAATGTCAGCTCGTCTTCCTTCACTCTTTGGAGAGCTG GCCTGGCGGGACATGTGGCCACGGTGCTGGCCTCGCTCTTGGCCCTGCTGGCCCTGCTCCTGGTGGCGCTGCTGTACGTGAAGTGTCGGCTCAATGTGCTGCTCTGGTACCAAGACAAGTATGGGGAGGTGGAGATGAACG ACGGGAAGCTCTACGACGCCTACATCTCCTACAGCGACAGCCCTGAGGACCGGAAGTTCGTGAACTTCATCCTGAAGCCGCAGCTGGAGCGGCATCGTGGCTACAAGCTCTTTCTGGACGACCGCGACCTCCTGCCGCGCGCGG AGCCGTCGGCAGACCTCCTGGTGAACCTGAGCCGCTGCCGGCGACTTGTGGTGGTGTTGTCGGATGCCTTCCTGGGCCGGGCCTGGTGCAGTCACAGCTTCCG GGAGGGCCTGTGCCGGCTGCTGGAGCTCACGCGCAGACCCATCTTCATCACCTTCGAGGGCCAGCGGCGCGACCCCGCGCACCCCGCGCTGCGCCTGCTGCGGCAGCATCGCCACCTGGTGACCCTGCTGCTCTGGAAGCCCGGCTCCGTG ACGCCTTCCTCCGATTTTTGGAAAGAGCTACGGTTGGCGCTGCCACGGAAGGTGCAGTACAGATCGATGGAGGGAGACCCCCAGACCCGGCTGCAGGACGACAAGGACCCCATGCTGATTGCGCGAGGCCGGCTCCCAGAGGGTCGGAGCCTGGACCCCGAGCTGGACCCCGACCCTGAGGGGGACCTGG GTGTGCGAGGGCCTGTCTTTGGGGAGCCAGCAGCTCCTCCACCCGCAAGTGCGGCCTCACTCGGAGAGGGCCAAGGCAGCGAGGTGGACGTGTCAGACCTTGGCTCCCGGAACTACAGTGCCCGCACGGACTTCTACTGCCTGGTGTCAGAGGACGACGTGTAG